From Hoeflea sp. 108:
CGGGCTGGTGGAACTGCTGCGGAGCCGGCTGATGGAACGGCTGCGGCGCGGGCTGGTAGGCCTGCGGCTGAGGCTGCGGCTGGGCTGGCGGAGCCGCAAACAGCTTGCTCTGCGGGCGGAAATCCTCAGTCGGCGCGGCTGGGCGCGGCTGGGCCATGCCAGCTGCATTGGCCTCGGCCAGACGGATGGCCTCGGCGATCGGATCGTTGGTGCGCACTTCCATACGCGGCTGCTCGACCGGAGCGGCCTGCTGCGGTGCCGGGCGCACTTCGGCCGGACGCTGCTGCTGGGTGGGCTTCGGCGTCTGGCGGATGGAGATCGGCGCTGCTGCCATGTCGGCGGCGGTCTTGTCGATGCCGGTGGCAACCACCGACACGCGGATGACGCCCTCGAGGTCTTCGTCGAAGGTGGCACCCAGGATGATGTTGGCGTCCTGGTCGACTTCCTCGCGGATGCGGGTCGCAGCTTCGTCGACTTCGAACAGGGTCAGGTCGCGGCCGCCGGTGATCGAGATCAGCAGCCCCCGCGCACCCTTCATCGAGGTTTCGTCGAGCAGCGGGTTGGCGATCGCAGCCTCGGCAGCGGCCATTGCGCGGCCCTCGCCCGAAGCTTCGCCGGTGCCCATCATGGCCTTGCCCATCTCGCGCATCACCGAACGGACGTCGGCGAAGTCGAGGTTGATCAGGCCTTCCTTGACCATCAGGTCGGTGATGCAGGCGACACCCGAATAGAGCACCTGGTCTGCCATGGCGAAAGCGTCCGCGAAGGTCGTCTTGTCATTGGCGAGGCGGAAGAGGTTCTGGTTCGGGATGACGATCAGCGTGTCGACGCACTTCTGCAGCTCTTCGATGCCGTAGTCGGCCGTCTTCATGCGGCGCTGGCCTTCGAAGTGGAACGGCTTGGTAACGACGCCGACGGTCAGGATGCCTTTTTCGCGCGCGGCGCGGGCCACGACCGGAGCAGCACCCGTGCCGGTGCCGCCGCCCATGCCGGCGGTGACGAAGCACATGTGGGTGTTGGACAGATGATCGATGATCTCGTCGATGCACTCCTCGGCGGCCGCACGGCCGACCTCGGGCTGCGAACCGGCACCCAGGCCCTCGGTGACATGCGCGCCGAGCTGGATGAGGCGCTCGGCCTTCGACATCGTCAGCGCCTGGGCGTCGGTGTTCGCCACCACGAACTCGACGCCGCGCAGGCCGGCAGTGATCATGTTGTTGACCGCGTTGCCGCCGCCACCGCCGACACCGAACACGGTGATGCGTGGCTTGAGCTCGGTGATGTCCGGCTTCTTGAGATTGATCGTCATAGTCCTCGTCCTTTTTGCCTTTGAAGCCGCTTCGCCGTGCGGCCTTCTATGGGGCTGACCCCGTCAATTCCTAAAAACTGTCTTTCAACCACTGACTCATGCGATGCAGTCTTCCGCCCGTCCCGGTCGCCCTGTAACCGGACATCCCCTTCGCCGACTGGCTCTCGATGCCCACCATCTGCGGGTAGATCAGAAGCCCGACCGCCGTCGCGAAGGCTGGCCCTTTGGCCGCCTCCGGCAGGCCTGCCACGCCGAGCGGGCGGCCGATGCGAACGTTGCGGCCGAGAATGCGACGCGCGGCCTCGGGCAGCCCCACCAGCTGGCTGGCGCCACCGGTGAGCACCACGCGCTTGCCGATGGCATTGCCGTAGCCGGACTTGTTGAGACGGTCGCGCAAAAGCTCCAGCGTCTCGTCGATGCGGGCGCGGATGATGCGGGTCATCACCGAACGCGGGATCTGCAGCGGCACTTCATTGTCATCGACGCCGATGGGCTGGATGCTGATCAGGTCGCGATCGTCGGTGCTGCCGGGCAGAGCCGAGCCATGCATGACCTTGAGCCGCTCGGCATCGTCGAGGCGGGTCGACAGCCCCTTGGCCAGATCCATCGTCACATGGTTGCCGCCGACGGGAACCCCGTCGGCATGAACGAAGCGGCCTTCCGAGAAGACCGACAGCGTCGTGGTGCCGCCGCCCATGTCGATGCAGGCAGCGCCCATTTCCAGCTCGTCGTCGACGAGCGCGGCAAGGCCGCTGGCGTAGGGGGTCGCCACCATCTGCTCGACGGAGAGGTGCGAACGGTTGATGCAGAGTTCGAGATTGCGCAGCGGCGCGGAATCACCCGTCAGCACATGCATGTCGACGCCAAGCGTATCGCCGACCATGCCGCGCGGATCGCGCACGCCGCGCTCGGCATCGAGCGAGAAGGCGATAGGCAGCGAATGGATGACCTCGCGCTCGGCGCGCAGCGCCTGCTTGGCGCCGGCCGACAGCACGCGCTTGACGTCGGCTTCCTCGACCTCATGCCCGCCGAGATTGATCGTGGCGGTAAAGGACTCGCTCTTGATGCGGCCGGCGGAGAGATTGACAATCAGGGAATCCGCGGTCAGCCCGGCCATGCGCTCGGCGGCATCGACAGCCAGGCGGATGGCATGCTCGGCGCGGTCGAGATCGACGACGACGCCCGACTTCACGCCCTGCGACTTCTGGTGGCCTATGCCGATGACCTGGGCCTGGTGCGTACGCCCCTTGAGCAGCTGGCTGCCCTCTGCAGGCTTCAGCTTGGCCACCACGCAGCAGACCTTGTTCGAACCGACGTCGAGCACCGTCAGGATGCCCGAGCGGCGCGAAGCCGGATCTTTCTGACCGCCCAACCAGCTCATATTCTCTTCCCCGTCGCCGCCTTGACGACCTTCGGCTTGGCTTTCAGCTCGTCCTGGCGACGCTCCATCGCCTCGGGCGTCAGCTGCACGACGAGCCTGTCCGTAAAACGCATGTCGACCGCGGCGATATCGCGGGTCAGAAGCGCATCGCTTTTGTCGAGCGCCACGAGATCGGCAAGGGCTGCCTCGACCTGGGTCTCGGGCAGCTTGACGGTGATGCCGTTGTCGAGACGCATGTCCCAGCGGCGCTCGCCGACGCGGATATAGCCGCGCACCCGCGACGCCAGCTCGGGATAAGCCTGAACCTTGGCGACGAAAGCCGCAGCACCTTCCGCGGCGCCCAGGCCGACGACCAGCGGCAGCATGGCCTGACGACCGCCGACATAGGGCGCGATCACCGCGCCATCCTTCTCGATGACGCTGAGCTGGCTGCCATGCTGCCAGATGGCGAAGGCATCGCGCTCGTCGACGCGGACCTCGATCGTGTTCGGATAGACCTTGCGGACGGCTGCTTCGCGCACCCACGGCAGCGAAACGATGCGCTCGCGCGCACTCTCGGGATTGAAGCCGACCAGCGACGTCCAGCCATCGAGCTCCAGCTTGTCGAGGATGTCGATCTCGGAGGTTTCGCGATTCCCGGAAACCTTGATCTGATCGACGGCAAAACCGCTGCGGGCCGTCACACCCTGCACCATTGCAGGCATGTGACCGCCCAGATAGGCGCCATAAAGCGAGCTTGCGGCCAGGAACGACGCCGTCAGCATCGTTGCGGCATAAGGCGGAGGCGTGAACTCGCCGCGCCCGAAGCGCGCCAGGATGCGGACAGGCTTGCGCAGCAGCCGCGGCAGCACGAAGTGCTCCGCAGACAGGGACAGCCCGAAGACGCCGGACTTCGCGCCGCGCACCTCCCTGCCGTATCCCGACCTCACCGCAAACACGAAGCGTCCTCCACCATCCAACTCAACAAATCACCAAACGAATGCCCAGCCTGGGCAGCGATTTCCGGCACCAGCGACGTGGGCGTCATCCCGGGTTGCGTATTGATTTCCAGCCAGACGACCTCTCCATTTTCGGAATGGCGGTCGTCGTACCGGAAGTCAGACCGGGAAACGCCCCGGCACCCGATCGCTTGGTGAGCCTTGAGCGCCAGTGTTTGTATTTTTTGGTAAATATTCGGTGAAACTTTCGCGGGGCATTCGTGCTTTGAGCCGCCGGGAACATATTTTGAATCGTAGTCGTAGAAGGAATGCCCTGTCGGCACGATTTCGCACACGCCCAGGGCCACATCACCCATCACCGCGCAGGTCAGCTCCCGCCCATGGATGTAGCGCTCGACCATGACAGCCTCGCCATAGCGCCACTCGGGCGACGAGATGATCTGGGGCGGATGAGACTGATCCTCCTTCACGATCACCACGCCGAAACTCGACCCCTCGGCGACCGGCTTGACCACATAGGGCGGCTTCATCGGATGCTCATTGCGGATGGTGAAACGGTCGAGAATTCTGGATTCGGCCACCGGAATGCCGGCCGCCCTGGCGACCTTCTTGGCCTGCTCCTTGTGCATGGCGAGCGCCGAGGCCAGAACGCCGGAATGCGTATAGGGAATGGCAAGGAATTCGAGGACACCCTGGATCGTGCCATCCTCGCCGAACGGCCCATGCAAGGCATTGAAGGCGACATCGGGCTTGAGCGCCGCAAGCACTTCGCCGACATCGCGACCGACATCGACCCGCGTGACCTTGTAGCCCACGCTTTCCAGCTCGTTCGCACAGGCATTCCCTGATGAAAGGGACACGGGCCGCTCGGACGAGAATCCACCCATCAAGACAGCAACGTGCTTCGACTTCATCCCCGGAAATCCCCTCTCAATGCCAAGCACAACACCCTGATTCCAAAGACTGAATCTCAGCCCTCCGGAAGTTGACCTCCGGATGAAAACGCGGGTTACGCGTTACGCGACTCAAATCAGGAAACGCTTTAGGTCAGAGAATCAGAGACTTGATTCCGTGGCAAGCACCGATTGAAAATCGCTGCGATTTGATGACCGCGAAGCGAATCTACTGAGACTCCAAAGCAACGGCAGGCAACAAGGATCAGGCAGCAAAAAGCCCCCGGCGCAGGCGCACCGAGGGCTTCGAAAATGGCAATCGCGATGCAGCCAAGCGAGGCGCCTAAAGCATTTGCCCCAAAAACTCCTGCACTTCGTGGCCCGGCTTGAACTGACCGATGCGCTTGATTTCCCACTGCAGGCGAATGCCCGAATTCTCGAGCACGCGGCTGCGCACCGTCTCGCCGAGATATTCGAGATCGTAGCCGGTGGCCGTGCCCGTATTGATCATGAAGTTGCAGTGCATCGGCGACATCTGCGCGCCGCCGATCATCAAACCGCGGCAGCCGGCCTTGTCGATTTCCTTCCAGGCAGAAGTGCCCTCGGGATTCTTGAAGGTCGAGCCGCCGGTCTTTTCGCGGATCGGCTGCACCGTCTCGCGATGATGCTGGACCGCATCCATCGCCGCCTTGATGGCGTCCTTGTCCTCGGCATATCCCTCGAAG
This genomic window contains:
- the ftsA gene encoding cell division protein FtsA; translated protein: MSWLGGQKDPASRRSGILTVLDVGSNKVCCVVAKLKPAEGSQLLKGRTHQAQVIGIGHQKSQGVKSGVVVDLDRAEHAIRLAVDAAERMAGLTADSLIVNLSAGRIKSESFTATINLGGHEVEEADVKRVLSAGAKQALRAEREVIHSLPIAFSLDAERGVRDPRGMVGDTLGVDMHVLTGDSAPLRNLELCINRSHLSVEQMVATPYASGLAALVDDELEMGAACIDMGGGTTTLSVFSEGRFVHADGVPVGGNHVTMDLAKGLSTRLDDAERLKVMHGSALPGSTDDRDLISIQPIGVDDNEVPLQIPRSVMTRIIRARIDETLELLRDRLNKSGYGNAIGKRVVLTGGASQLVGLPEAARRILGRNVRIGRPLGVAGLPEAAKGPAFATAVGLLIYPQMVGIESQSAKGMSGYRATGTGGRLHRMSQWLKDSF
- the ftsZ gene encoding cell division protein FtsZ; translation: MTINLKKPDITELKPRITVFGVGGGGGNAVNNMITAGLRGVEFVVANTDAQALTMSKAERLIQLGAHVTEGLGAGSQPEVGRAAAEECIDEIIDHLSNTHMCFVTAGMGGGTGTGAAPVVARAAREKGILTVGVVTKPFHFEGQRRMKTADYGIEELQKCVDTLIVIPNQNLFRLANDKTTFADAFAMADQVLYSGVACITDLMVKEGLINLDFADVRSVMREMGKAMMGTGEASGEGRAMAAAEAAIANPLLDETSMKGARGLLISITGGRDLTLFEVDEAATRIREEVDQDANIILGATFDEDLEGVIRVSVVATGIDKTAADMAAAPISIRQTPKPTQQQRPAEVRPAPQQAAPVEQPRMEVRTNDPIAEAIRLAEANAAGMAQPRPAAPTEDFRPQSKLFAAPPAQPQPQPQAYQPAPQPFHQPAPQQFHQPAPQQAVQPAPVAPRMPRVEDFPPMVKAEVAAKAQPVDHEERGPMGLLKRLTSGLTRREEEPARLQPAQPREPKLRQPAPEQRRAVSQESQLYAPRRGQLDDQGRLAPQARTQEDDQLEIPAFLRRQAN
- a CDS encoding cell division protein FtsQ/DivIB: MFAVRSGYGREVRGAKSGVFGLSLSAEHFVLPRLLRKPVRILARFGRGEFTPPPYAATMLTASFLAASSLYGAYLGGHMPAMVQGVTARSGFAVDQIKVSGNRETSEIDILDKLELDGWTSLVGFNPESARERIVSLPWVREAAVRKVYPNTIEVRVDERDAFAIWQHGSQLSVIEKDGAVIAPYVGGRQAMLPLVVGLGAAEGAAAFVAKVQAYPELASRVRGYIRVGERRWDMRLDNGITVKLPETQVEAALADLVALDKSDALLTRDIAAVDMRFTDRLVVQLTPEAMERRQDELKAKPKVVKAATGKRI
- a CDS encoding D-alanine--D-alanine ligase encodes the protein MKSKHVAVLMGGFSSERPVSLSSGNACANELESVGYKVTRVDVGRDVGEVLAALKPDVAFNALHGPFGEDGTIQGVLEFLAIPYTHSGVLASALAMHKEQAKKVARAAGIPVAESRILDRFTIRNEHPMKPPYVVKPVAEGSSFGVVIVKEDQSHPPQIISSPEWRYGEAVMVERYIHGRELTCAVMGDVALGVCEIVPTGHSFYDYDSKYVPGGSKHECPAKVSPNIYQKIQTLALKAHQAIGCRGVSRSDFRYDDRHSENGEVVWLEINTQPGMTPTSLVPEIAAQAGHSFGDLLSWMVEDASCLR